A window from Chitinophaga filiformis encodes these proteins:
- a CDS encoding putative porin, with product MRSFILICCLLVCAQQLQAQIGQRFGNMGGGGSSSMQKDTGSHKHDLDTLTITYRRLGEPTDFRLDSSIADFNSTFLRIPGSYVFLGNNGAPARNVMFTPFMKPGFDAGFHIFDPYAFTHENARIYTTNRPYSELLYMVGSQQEQQIGVLHTQNRTDHFNFGFEYNKIYAPGYFRSQSTNHDVYRITGRFNSRNKRYNAYLSYFYNKFNNGENGGLRAGDTILDNPRYNNRKTIDVNLGNYSATTTGLFSTTLPVKTSQRQSGILLVQQYDWGKGDTIHVNDTTDYYKFDPFFRVQYSFKVDNNSASYLDGQPDTFYYTNRYKWGFNGDTVRAQHEWRTISNDISLIQFPVRGNQAHFISAGARYENIRGTFLDAGVNFNNVVIHGEYRNKTRNQKWDLSAKGELYLAGQNSGDYNVTGMLSRYLNETLGNVHLFFSNTNREPSYVYKYFSSTYDSWYNSTLGKENITQLQFSADNRKLKYNLAVNYFLIENYTYFENYYTSTQAPALFNLLQVTLSKHFRYKHYNWYMDIAFQQVHGDGRINVPTIWTRHRLAYENKLFNNLNLMTGIEAKYNTSYYADDYSPVTGQFVYQTTQRVKYYAPDLAAFVHFRIKSLSAFIRGENLNTFFATNNFAGPAYPYNNFQFRLGIRWWFIN from the coding sequence ATGAGGTCATTTATTTTAATATGTTGTTTGCTGGTATGCGCACAGCAACTGCAGGCACAGATAGGCCAGCGTTTCGGGAATATGGGCGGCGGTGGCTCTTCCTCCATGCAAAAAGACACCGGCAGCCACAAGCATGACCTGGATACGCTTACCATCACTTACCGCAGACTTGGAGAACCTACCGACTTCAGGCTGGATTCCTCTATTGCTGATTTTAACAGCACATTCCTGCGCATCCCTGGCAGCTATGTATTCCTGGGGAATAATGGCGCGCCTGCCCGTAACGTGATGTTTACGCCATTTATGAAACCGGGTTTTGATGCGGGCTTCCATATCTTTGATCCTTACGCATTTACGCATGAAAATGCCCGTATTTATACTACCAACCGTCCTTACTCCGAATTGCTGTATATGGTTGGCAGCCAGCAGGAACAACAGATCGGCGTATTGCATACACAAAACCGCACAGACCATTTCAACTTCGGTTTTGAATACAATAAGATCTACGCTCCGGGCTATTTCAGATCACAATCCACTAACCACGACGTATACCGCATTACCGGCCGTTTCAACAGCAGGAACAAACGGTACAATGCATACCTCAGCTATTTTTATAACAAGTTTAACAATGGTGAGAATGGCGGTCTGCGGGCGGGCGACACCATACTGGATAACCCCCGTTATAATAACCGCAAGACCATTGACGTGAACCTGGGGAACTATTCAGCTACTACCACAGGCCTGTTCAGTACCACACTGCCGGTGAAAACATCTCAGAGGCAGTCCGGCATCCTGTTGGTGCAGCAGTACGACTGGGGTAAAGGAGATACCATTCACGTAAACGATACTACGGATTATTATAAATTTGATCCTTTCTTCCGTGTACAATATAGTTTTAAGGTAGACAACAACAGTGCCTCCTACCTGGATGGCCAGCCGGATACTTTTTACTATACAAACCGCTACAAATGGGGGTTCAATGGAGATACCGTCCGGGCGCAGCACGAATGGCGCACCATCTCCAACGATATCTCTCTCATACAATTCCCGGTGCGTGGCAACCAGGCGCATTTTATCAGTGCGGGAGCCAGGTATGAGAATATCAGGGGCACTTTCCTGGATGCCGGCGTGAACTTCAACAACGTTGTAATACATGGTGAATACCGGAATAAGACACGCAACCAGAAATGGGACCTCTCTGCCAAAGGTGAATTGTATCTCGCCGGGCAGAATTCCGGCGACTACAACGTGACCGGTATGTTGAGCCGTTACCTCAATGAAACACTGGGTAATGTGCATCTCTTCTTCAGTAATACCAACCGCGAGCCCTCCTATGTATACAAATATTTCAGCAGTACATATGACAGCTGGTATAACAGCACGCTCGGAAAGGAGAATATTACGCAGTTGCAGTTCTCTGCCGATAACAGGAAGCTGAAGTACAACCTGGCAGTGAATTATTTCCTGATCGAGAACTATACCTACTTCGAAAATTACTATACCAGTACACAGGCGCCGGCGCTGTTCAACCTGTTACAGGTTACATTAAGCAAGCATTTCAGGTACAAACACTACAACTGGTACATGGACATCGCATTTCAGCAGGTACATGGCGATGGCAGGATAAATGTGCCTACCATCTGGACCCGCCACCGGCTGGCATATGAAAACAAGTTGTTTAACAACCTGAACCTGATGACCGGTATTGAAGCAAAATATAATACTTCCTATTATGCAGACGATTACTCGCCGGTAACAGGTCAATTTGTGTATCAGACTACACAACGGGTGAAGTACTATGCGCCCGACCTGGCGGCATTTGTACACTTCAGGATCAAGTCATTGTCTGCTTTCATCAGGGGTGAAAACCTGAATACATTTTTTGCAACAAATAACTTCGCCGGACCAGCCTATCCATACAATAATTTCCAGTTCAGACTGGGGATCCGCTGGTGGTTCATTAACTAA
- a CDS encoding NADP-dependent isocitrate dehydrogenase, whose product MAEKIKVANPVVELDGDEMTRIIWKFIKDKLILPYLDVDIKYFDLGMEHRDATNDQVTIDAANAIKEVGVGIKCATITPDEERVKEFKLKQMWKSPNGTIRNILDGTVFREPIVTKNVPRLVPNWTAPICIGRHAFGDQYRATDFVTKGKGKLTIKFEGENGEVIEHEVFNFKGDGVALAMYNTDESIKGFARACFNQALIKKWPLYLSTKNTILKKYDGRFKDIFEEIYQNEFKAEFQKNGLTYEHRLIDDMVASALKWNGNFVWACKNYDGDVQSDTVAQGFGSLGLMTSTLVTPDGTVMEAEAAHGTVTRHYRDHQAGKPTSTNPIASIFAWTRGLEFRGRLDNNQELINFCHALEAVCVETVESGKMTKDLAVCIHGNKVEHGKHYLYTEEFLQELDNALKAKLTK is encoded by the coding sequence ATGGCAGAAAAAATCAAAGTCGCCAACCCGGTCGTTGAACTGGATGGAGATGAGATGACGCGGATCATCTGGAAATTCATTAAAGATAAACTGATCCTTCCTTACCTGGATGTTGATATCAAATACTTTGACCTTGGCATGGAACATCGTGATGCTACCAATGACCAGGTGACCATTGATGCTGCTAATGCTATCAAGGAAGTAGGTGTTGGTATCAAATGCGCTACCATCACTCCCGATGAAGAGCGTGTGAAGGAATTCAAGCTGAAACAGATGTGGAAGTCTCCAAACGGAACTATCCGTAACATCCTCGACGGTACCGTATTCCGTGAGCCAATCGTAACCAAGAACGTACCACGCCTGGTGCCTAACTGGACTGCTCCTATCTGCATTGGCCGTCACGCTTTCGGCGACCAGTACCGCGCTACTGACTTCGTAACTAAAGGTAAAGGTAAACTGACCATCAAGTTCGAAGGCGAGAATGGTGAAGTGATCGAGCACGAAGTATTCAACTTCAAAGGCGACGGCGTTGCCCTGGCTATGTACAACACTGACGAGTCTATCAAAGGATTTGCACGTGCTTGTTTCAACCAGGCGCTGATCAAAAAATGGCCACTGTACCTGAGCACCAAGAACACCATCCTGAAAAAATACGATGGCCGTTTCAAAGACATTTTCGAAGAGATCTACCAGAACGAATTCAAGGCTGAATTCCAGAAAAATGGCCTGACCTATGAGCACCGCCTGATCGATGACATGGTGGCGAGCGCACTGAAATGGAATGGTAACTTCGTATGGGCCTGTAAGAACTACGATGGCGACGTTCAGTCTGATACCGTTGCTCAGGGCTTCGGTTCACTGGGTCTGATGACTTCTACCCTGGTAACTCCTGATGGTACTGTAATGGAAGCAGAAGCCGCACATGGTACTGTAACCCGTCACTATCGCGACCACCAGGCTGGTAAACCAACTTCTACCAACCCTATCGCGTCTATCTTCGCATGGACCCGTGGTCTGGAATTCCGTGGCCGCCTGGACAACAACCAGGAGCTGATCAACTTCTGTCATGCACTGGAAGCTGTTTGCGTTGAAACAGTAGAAAGCGGCAAAATGACGAAAGATCTGGCTGTTTGTATACACGGTAACAAAGTTGAGCACGGAAAGCATTATCTTTACACTGAAGAATTCCTCCAGGAACTGGATAACGCGCTGAAAGCGAAACTGACAAAGTAA
- a CDS encoding purine-nucleoside phosphorylase, translated as MSDLLQQIAAAADYIKKSWSGTPEVGIILGSGLGNLAGDITDSTEIPYENIPHFPSSSVEGHKGRLILGKMNGRPVIAMAGRFHYYEGLSMQQVTFPVRVMKALGVHTLLISNAAGGMNKAFNVGDLMIIRDHINLQPEHPLRGPNNNTLGPRFPDMSEPYSKALITKAKEIAQASNIPVHTGVYVGVQGPTFETRAEYMYMHIIGGDAVGMSTVPEVIVAAHSGLKVFAMSVITDIGIREEENVITHEEVLEAANAAEPKLTLIFRELIRVI; from the coding sequence ACCCCGGAAGTGGGCATTATATTGGGCAGCGGCTTAGGTAATCTGGCCGGCGATATTACCGACAGTACGGAAATCCCCTACGAAAATATCCCCCATTTCCCCTCTTCTTCTGTAGAAGGCCATAAGGGCCGCCTGATACTGGGGAAAATGAACGGCCGTCCTGTAATAGCTATGGCAGGCAGATTTCACTATTATGAGGGGCTGTCTATGCAGCAGGTAACTTTCCCTGTAAGGGTGATGAAGGCGCTTGGCGTACATACCCTGCTGATTTCCAATGCAGCCGGTGGTATGAACAAGGCATTTAATGTGGGCGACCTGATGATCATCCGGGACCATATTAACCTGCAACCCGAACATCCGCTGCGCGGTCCCAATAACAATACGCTGGGCCCCCGTTTCCCGGATATGAGTGAACCCTATTCGAAAGCGCTGATTACGAAAGCAAAGGAAATTGCTCAGGCCAGTAATATTCCTGTACATACAGGAGTGTATGTGGGCGTACAGGGGCCGACCTTCGAAACGAGGGCGGAATATATGTATATGCACATCATCGGTGGAGATGCCGTGGGCATGAGCACCGTGCCAGAGGTGATAGTGGCTGCTCACAGCGGATTAAAAGTATTCGCAATGAGTGTTATTACTGATATTGGCATCAGGGAAGAGGAAAATGTGATCACGCACGAAGAGGTGCTGGAAGCTGCCAACGCGGCTGAACCGAAATTAACGCTTATTTTCAGGGAACTGATCAGGGTAATCTAA
- a CDS encoding murein L,D-transpeptidase — translation MKYRFLRDNLTIVFVLFSLFACHRKRVLREKEIVKDVRQLSEVIPENIAERLEYIVDNEDVMEDSVPALRSGALTYFYQQTGNNPVWSSDGALDPGADSLFYYVSHADESGLNPASYHNVALTQAMKRLKEDDAARKDAALWAQIDVLMTDAFMKMATHLRFGIAPRDSITLRRDSIYSDTLLANYLTAALHQHIVGATLRLQEPQHQGYQQLKSAWINFKGKYCDMKWDSLPTSYTDTFAYRQQLINRLVQSGHLDTSGGHSTDTVLLKRGIRAFQKEFNMYEDGQAGKKTVQALNKTFRDWRAQVAVNMDRWRKLPDTLPQRFILVNVPAYRMELWDSGSVVLTSKIIVGAPRTRTPLLNSRMTNFIMYPYWRVPFSITIKEMLPAIKKDRAYLAKKSLEIIDRDGNAVNPDSVNWGRMSKNYFPYVLRQMDGLENSLGIMKFNFMNKYSVYLHDTNNRGLFSNAYRALSHGCVRVQQWDSLAMYLTKDDTRHPRDSMRMWLANGNKKQIDIQHAIPIYLRYFSAEGREGSLVFHEDIYGEDKVLRKIMGM, via the coding sequence ATGAAGTATAGGTTTCTAAGGGACAATTTAACTATTGTATTTGTATTGTTTTCATTGTTTGCCTGCCACAGAAAGCGGGTGCTCCGGGAAAAAGAAATAGTAAAGGATGTACGGCAGCTAAGTGAGGTCATTCCGGAGAATATAGCAGAACGTCTTGAATATATAGTGGACAATGAAGATGTCATGGAGGATAGTGTACCAGCGCTGCGTAGCGGGGCACTGACTTATTTTTACCAGCAAACCGGCAACAATCCCGTATGGTCTTCCGATGGTGCGCTCGATCCCGGGGCCGATTCCCTGTTCTATTACGTGTCTCACGCTGATGAATCAGGGCTGAATCCTGCCAGCTATCACAATGTGGCACTGACACAGGCTATGAAGCGCCTGAAAGAAGACGATGCCGCCAGGAAAGATGCTGCGCTCTGGGCACAGATCGACGTGCTGATGACAGACGCTTTTATGAAGATGGCCACCCACCTGCGTTTTGGAATTGCCCCACGAGATAGTATTACCCTGCGCCGGGATTCAATTTATTCCGACACCTTGCTGGCCAATTATCTCACCGCCGCTTTACACCAGCATATTGTCGGCGCCACCTTACGTTTGCAGGAGCCGCAGCACCAGGGATACCAGCAGTTGAAATCAGCCTGGATCAATTTTAAGGGAAAATACTGCGACATGAAATGGGATTCTCTGCCCACTTCATATACTGATACATTTGCCTACCGTCAACAGCTGATCAACCGCCTGGTGCAAAGCGGTCACCTCGATACATCCGGTGGGCATAGCACTGATACCGTGCTTCTGAAAAGGGGCATCCGCGCTTTTCAGAAAGAATTTAATATGTATGAAGATGGCCAGGCAGGTAAAAAAACTGTCCAGGCGCTGAATAAAACCTTCCGCGACTGGCGTGCGCAGGTGGCCGTAAATATGGACCGCTGGCGTAAACTGCCTGATACCCTTCCCCAGCGCTTTATCCTGGTAAATGTCCCCGCTTACAGAATGGAACTGTGGGATAGCGGATCGGTAGTACTTACCTCGAAGATCATTGTGGGTGCGCCACGTACACGTACGCCGCTGCTCAATTCCCGCATGACCAATTTCATCATGTATCCCTACTGGCGCGTGCCTTTCAGCATCACCATAAAGGAAATGTTGCCCGCTATTAAAAAAGACAGGGCCTACCTCGCAAAAAAGAGCCTGGAGATCATTGACAGGGATGGAAATGCCGTCAATCCAGACAGCGTGAACTGGGGGCGCATGAGTAAGAACTACTTCCCCTATGTACTCCGCCAGATGGACGGTTTGGAAAACTCACTGGGTATCATGAAGTTCAACTTTATGAACAAGTACTCGGTATACCTCCACGATACGAACAACAGGGGCCTTTTCTCCAATGCCTACAGGGCTTTAAGTCACGGCTGCGTAAGAGTGCAGCAGTGGGATAGCCTGGCCATGTACCTCACGAAAGATGATACCCGGCACCCCCGCGATAGCATGCGTATGTGGCTGGCGAACGGGAATAAAAAGCAGATCGATATCCAGCATGCCATCCCTATTTATCTCCGGTATTTTTCAGCAGAAGGAAGGGAGGGAAGTCTCGTATTTCATGAGGATATCTATGGAGAAGACAAGGTGCTGCGAAAGATAATGGGCATGTAG